One Hypanus sabinus isolate sHypSab1 chromosome 4, sHypSab1.hap1, whole genome shotgun sequence genomic region harbors:
- the gad1a gene encoding glutamate decarboxylase 1 isoform X2, with translation MASSTPSSSGAGQDPTPTNLRPGDRNTTYDTWCGVAHGCTRKLGLKICGFLQRTNSIEEKSRAVSSLKDRQSSKNLNSSENGDRGSIFRRTETDFSNLYARDLLPAKNGEEQTTQFLLEVVDILLNYIKKTFDRSTKVLDFHHPHQLLEGIEGFNLELSDNPESLEQILVDCRDTLKYGVRTGHPRFFNQLSSGLDIIGLAGEWLTSTANTNMFTYEIAPVFVLMEQITLKKMREIIGWPNGDGDGIFSPGGAISNMYSIMAARYKYFPDVKAKGMTAVPKLILFTSENSHYSIKKAGSALGFGTDNVILLKCDERGKVMPSDLEAKIIEARQKGYFPIYVNATAGNTVYGAFDPIEEIADICAKYNLWLHVDAAWGGGLLMSRKHRHKLNGIERANSVTWNPHKMMGVLLQCSAILVREKLASGRLCTITDKGEVRMNK, from the exons ATGGCTTCCTCTACTCCTTCATCCTCCGGGGCTGGTCAGGATCCCACCCCAACAAATTTACGACCGGGAGACAGAAATACAA CCTACGATACTTGGTGCGGAGTTGCTCATGGCTGTACAAGAAAACTTGGTCTAAAGATCTGCG GATTTCTGCAAAGGACGAACAGCATCGAGGAGAAAAGCAGGGCGGTAAGTTCACTGAAGGATCGGCAGTCCTCCAAGAACCTGAACTCCAGTGAAAACGGCGATAGGGGCTCGATATTCAGGCGCACGGAAACTGACTTCTCCAATCTCTACGCCAGAG ACTTGTTGCCAGCCAAAAATGGGGAAGAGCAAACTACACAGTTCCTTCTGGAAGTGGTTGATATCCTTCTCAACTATATAAAGAAAACTTTCGATAGGTCCACAAAAGTTCtggacttccaccatccacaccaactCTTGGAGGGGATAGAAGGTTTTAACCTAGAGCTGTCGGACAACCCTGAATCTCTTGAACAGATACTGGTCGACTGCAGGGACACGCTTAAATATGGTGTCAGGACAG GACATCCTCGGTTCTTCAACCAGCTTTCTTCTGGTCTTGATATTATCGGCTTGGCCGGAGAATGGCTTACATCAACAGCTAATACCAATAT GTTCACATATGAAATAGCACCAGTGTTTGTCCTCATGGAACAAATTACACTGAAGAAAATGCGAGAGATCATTGGTTGGCCTAACGGGGATGGTGATGGCATCTTTTCACCTG GAGGAGCTATATCAAACATGTATAGCATAATGGCTGCTCGATATAAGTATTTCCCAGATGTTAAAGCCAAAGGGATGACTGCAGTTCCTAAATTGATTCTATTCACATCAGAAAAT AGTCATTACTCAATAAAGAAAGCAGGGTCTGCACTTGGATTTGGAACAGACAATGTGATTTTGTTGAAATGTGATGAGAG GGGGAAAGTTATGCCATCTGATCTGGAAGCAAAAATTATTGAAGCTAGACAAAAG ggatattttccaatttaTGTCAATGCAACTGCAGGAAATACAGTCTATGGTGCATTTGATCCCATCGAAGAAATTGCAGATATATGTGCCAAATATAATCTTTGGCTCCATGTTGAT GCTGCATGGGGAGGTGGACTTCTGATGTCCAGAAAGCACCGCCATAAACTGAATGGGATTGAAAG GGCCAATTCAGTTACTTGGAATCCCCACAAGATGATGGGAGTTTTGTTGCAGTGCTCTGCCATCCTTGTTCGAGAAAAG
- the gad1a gene encoding glutamate decarboxylase 1 isoform X3: protein MASSTPSSSGAGQDPTPTNLRPGDRNTTYDTWCGVAHGCTRKLGLKICGFLQRTNSIEEKSRAVSSLKDRQSSKNLNSSENGDRGSIFRRTETDFSNLYARDLLPAKNGEEQTTQFLLEVVDILLNYIKKTFDRSTKVLDFHHPHQLLEGIEGFNLELSDNPESLEQILVDCRDTLKYGVRTGHPRFFNQLSSGLDIIGLAGEWLTSTANTNICQ, encoded by the exons ATGGCTTCCTCTACTCCTTCATCCTCCGGGGCTGGTCAGGATCCCACCCCAACAAATTTACGACCGGGAGACAGAAATACAA CCTACGATACTTGGTGCGGAGTTGCTCATGGCTGTACAAGAAAACTTGGTCTAAAGATCTGCG GATTTCTGCAAAGGACGAACAGCATCGAGGAGAAAAGCAGGGCGGTAAGTTCACTGAAGGATCGGCAGTCCTCCAAGAACCTGAACTCCAGTGAAAACGGCGATAGGGGCTCGATATTCAGGCGCACGGAAACTGACTTCTCCAATCTCTACGCCAGAG ACTTGTTGCCAGCCAAAAATGGGGAAGAGCAAACTACACAGTTCCTTCTGGAAGTGGTTGATATCCTTCTCAACTATATAAAGAAAACTTTCGATAGGTCCACAAAAGTTCtggacttccaccatccacaccaactCTTGGAGGGGATAGAAGGTTTTAACCTAGAGCTGTCGGACAACCCTGAATCTCTTGAACAGATACTGGTCGACTGCAGGGACACGCTTAAATATGGTGTCAGGACAG GACATCCTCGGTTCTTCAACCAGCTTTCTTCTGGTCTTGATATTATCGGCTTGGCCGGAGAATGGCTTACATCAACAGCTAATACCAATAT TTGCCAATAG